The Aethina tumida isolate Nest 87 chromosome 5, icAetTumi1.1, whole genome shotgun sequence genomic sequence GtggtttagacgacaaagtcTCTGAATCTTTATTATGGGAACTGTTCGTACAAGCTGGCCCACTCggtaatattaacaaaattaaaaaagtacgaAGTTCTAACAGTTTATTTTCAGTGAATGTTCATATGCCAAAGGATCGAGTGACTATGATGCACCAGGGTTATGGTTTCGTGGAATTCATGGGGGAGGAAGACGCCGATTATGCTATAAAGATAATGAACATGATAAAACTTTATGGGAAGCCTATAAGAGTGAATAAAGCTTCAGCCCATCAAAAGAATCTTGATGTTGGcgcaaacatttttattggtaaCTTAGATGCAGAAGTTGATGAAAAGTTGCTCTATGATACATTCTCAGCCTTTGGGGTGATATTACAAACACCAAAAGTgagttttgttattgtttaggGAATATAAAaccatgtaaaaaatatatatttttcagataatGAGGGATCCAGAAACTGGCAACTCCAAAGGCTTTGCTTTTATTAACTTTGCCAGTTTTGAAGCTTCTGATGCCTCAATTGAAGCTATGAATGGccagtatttgtgtaatagACCAATCACTGTGTCATATGCTTTCAAAAAGGATTCCAAGGGTGAAAGACATGGATCTGCAGCTGAGAGACTTTTGGCTGCACAAAATCCACTTTCCCAAGCTGATAGGCCTCATCAACTGTTTGCTGATGCTCCTCCAATgggtaaatatttgatactttTTCAATGTatgcaatttttatatgacattGTTTCAGGAATGATGCCACCAGGCATGACAATGGCACCACCACCTCCGCCAGTACTCATCATGCCTCCTCCACCGCCAACACCGACAAGCATGCAGCCTCCACCGCCACCACCGGTTCCACCTCCATCGAGCTTCCCCTCAGGCATCCCACCTCCTCCGCTTCCTCCATCCCAACCGCCGTTGCCTCCTGGAGCGCCGCCGTTACCGCCGATCAGCGTCTCGCCAGCGGGCAGGCCGCCGTTGCCTCCGATGCCTCCGACCACAAGCGTCGCCGGACAGCCGCCCAGGATGCCCCCGCCATGGCAGTCGGGACCCGGTAGactgtttgatttttttattattcttgagGGActgagtttattattttttagggaGTATTCCGCCACCACCTGGACCGCCTGGCTCAGGACCACCACCACCGTTTCCCGGCATGTTTCCGCCTCCTCCTCCGCCAGGTGGACGTCCACCGCCGCCCAACTGGAGGCCACCACCGCCTAATTATGCGGGGAGACCCCCGTTTCCACCGCGTGGACCACCACCTCCTCCTCCAAATTATGAAGGTTGAaactaatgtaatttatatcaatttgtgGATGTAAAGCAaggattttatatttgtaataaagtgtactaagatttaaaaaattttattttttcaatatcacAGTAGTTTGCAATATGAACAGATAATGGCATATTGGGTGTTTCCTATGATGTTCCTGAAGCTTTATTATTGacattagtttttttgttaCCATTGTGTGCCTTTCTATGAGTCtgcttattatttttcttcacCTTTGGATCATGAGATTTATAAGATATGAATACTCCAGGGGCTTGATAACTAAAAGACCAAAAATCAGCATTAATTCAACAACAATTGTATAATCTTACCCATCTTCTTTTGAATCCAAAGGATCAACTgacaaaaaaatgtgaatcATTGGaagttttctttttacaaCAATCTGGTCCAGTTCTGGAAAAAATGGATCCCAATACTCCTCAACTCtacaaatattcataaaataaacagtttcaCAAAATTGGGCAATATTTACGTCCTGTAGCATAGTTTAGTGATCTGATATAGTTTGTTTCCGCACTCACGCTTCATCAGTTCTGCACAAGTAATAGCTTTACCCACTGACGTACCAAATCCAGTCCACACCACAGACTGTTTCTCGGGGAATTCATTTAAGGCGTGAGCTAAAACATTTCTTATTTTGGTACCACCTCTcacctaaaataattaatttttatacagaaatatttgtatttttgatcTAATTTACTTGCATCCATATAAAGTTTGCTGGCAGATTTTTTATGGGTATATTTTCACGTTTTAAGGGTTCTTCGACGTTTAtgccttttttataattctccaTTGTgacaaaattaagataattcaaTGTAACTTTCAACAACtaacatttgttattatttgtatttaggtTTAAAATcttcttctattttaaaagtagTGTTGCcaacacaatattaattatatttataatccctaaaatttgaaatatatggtAGAAATCTGTAGTACTTATATctctaaaatctaaaataaatatttataggtaTAAAAgacattatttcttattaactgagatttagtttaataatagtGTGCTATTGATGACATTTACTTTCTATatgataacattaaattacattatttaaaaccattaataTTCATGTTATGTGTGGGactattataaatcaaaaggtttcttaatatattcaatttaattatactaaaacttatataatgtacaaaattaaaatgaactttccagTATCAAAATTACTGTCTTTACAGGCATTTTTGTTagaccattttatttaaaattacataacaaatttaaaattccaaaaatatatagtgttccattgaaaataaaaattgttacaaaaatttcaaatcaatatctttttctattcttcaaatatttgtggtgaatcttgtataattattatattaatgcaGGTATCTTTTTTCGAtttctaacaaaaattataaaatagattcaaatttaaagttaattgttGTCTAAtgaaattgttcattttaCAGACTTaccaaattgattattaaataattttttatattttatttataatgaaataagtttacgttcaaataaattgaaaacgagttataagtttaaaattaaccagTAGTAAGTAACCGGGCCTCCGTTGGAAGAGTCATCAGCCTTTAATTCTATATACATCAGTGCTTCCAAATGTTGTGCCACGGGATCAGCAAATACGCTCCATTTATGATGACTCTCACTTGTGAATTTTTCTACCAATAGTTCCACTATAGTATTTATGGCAGTAGACTTTTGGTATGCGTAAGCTAGCACTTCAACAGCTTTTTTTGTGTACTCATCTGAAGTTACTTTGGAACGTTCAACGGTTatctatgaaaaatatgtaaaataaaaattaatatttgagaaTATATGTGGTACTCACTATAACCATTTTGTAGAATTCACTCTAACaaatggaaataattattttgaacgcTGTTTATAAaggttaattgtaaaaaatccacctattgtaaaattatctaCTTTTTGCAAATAGTTattgtttgatttaattaagataatttgtcattttcaCATTATCTTACCAGATCAACATAATTGTACCCCATATAAAAGGAAAGTAGCTCCGTAACTTAAACTGAGTTCTATTCTGTGCGTGAAAATGACAGAGGTATGTTGCCATCCATAACATTTCAtcgtaataattacaatatttcataGGTAATTGTTGGGGAAGCCAAAGTTCCCGTTGGTCCTTTGGGACAGAAATACATTGACAACGCAATTTTAGCACTAAAAGGAAGTTATGATGCTTCTAACTTACAAAAAACAGTTGACGATTTATCCAAGAATTATCATAACCTGCAGGGAGCATACAAATGGAACGTACTTGGCTA encodes the following:
- the LOC109601575 gene encoding splicing factor 3B subunit 4, producing the protein MANGPIAERNRDATIYVGGLDDKVSESLLWELFVQAGPLVNVHMPKDRVTMMHQGYGFVEFMGEEDADYAIKIMNMIKLYGKPIRVNKASAHQKNLDVGANIFIGNLDAEVDEKLLYDTFSAFGVILQTPKIMRDPETGNSKGFAFINFASFEASDASIEAMNGQYLCNRPITVSYAFKKDSKGERHGSAAERLLAAQNPLSQADRPHQLFADAPPMGMMPPGMTMAPPPPPVLIMPPPPPTPTSMQPPPPPPVPPPSSFPSGIPPPPLPPSQPPLPPGAPPLPPISVSPAGRPPLPPMPPTTSVAGQPPRMPPPWQSGPGSIPPPPGPPGSGPPPPFPGMFPPPPPPGGRPPPPNWRPPPPNYAGRPPFPPRGPPPPPPNYEG
- the LOC109601576 gene encoding ribonuclease P protein subunit p25-like protein; this translates as MENYKKGINVEEPLKRENIPIKNLPANFIWMQVRGGTKIRNVLAHALNEFPEKQSVVWTGFGTSVGKAITCAELMKRECGNKLYQITKLCYRTVEEYWDPFFPELDQIVVKRKLPMIHIFLSVDPLDSKEDGYQAPGVFISYKSHDPKVKKNNKQTHRKAHNGNKKTNVNNKASGTS